GCTGGGTGAAATTTTACGACGTTTCTCCGGAAGATTAGATTTTTTAGCATTAATTCCCGCAGAGCCCTGCGCAAATGCGACGGACATGCGTGCGTTAACTGAAATCGAAATTGATAAAAATGCGCCGATTTTAATAGCAGCACTTAATCACGATGGTCAGTGTAGTTACCGCCTGCAGAGCAAGTCGCAAATCAATAAATTACTAAGTTTCAAAGTAGACAGCGTGCAAACAACTTGCCTGCCTGCTTCCTGTTTTCGCTAGATTAAGCGCGGGATAAAACGATAAGGAACTTGTCGTTTATATTCGTGATAATCGGGATCTTGACCTAAGTGCCGCTCTTCTGTCAGTGCGCGCAAATAATAAACAAATGCTGTCACGGTCATGAGCATCAGTGTGCGCTGACCAAAAAAGACCGTTTCCACAACCCACAAGCTTACTTTTGAAATATATGCTGGGTGACGCACATAGCGATAAGGTCCGCGGCTAATAATTCCGCGGTTTGTTAGATTCGAGGAACGTACTCCTAGTGCCACAGACGCCCAAGTATAAATCGCCCAAAGTAGAGTAATTAAAATTGTCGCAAACCAATGCAATGAATTGCCTAAGGGCGGTTCCCAATTATTGGTCAGGGCGATATCGAATGGTTTAAATGAAAAACTGTTGAATGGTGGGTAACATGCAAGGCAAACAAACCAACCAAAAACAGTTGGCTCGACCGATTTGATTTGGTTCTTCAACTGCGGCAGCTCAGTCAAATAACCAAAAGTGAAAATCGCAACATCTACATAAATTAACAAAAATACGAGAAATGAATTAAGTTGATAAAAAGCGCGCACAGCGTTGCCAGTTGTTACGGCAGCAATGAGCTGACCATAATTACCAAGAAAACCTAAAGTATTAGAAATCGTCCAACTGGTCAGTAAGGGCACATAAAAAAGCTTCACGCAAAAAGTCAGTAACGCTAGACGCGTCAGACGGTTCCAGTGATCGCGCGGTTTTCCCGTGACGCGCAGTGGAACAAAAGAAAAACAAAACTTCATTAATTGCCAGTACTTATCCTCGTCAGGAATGGGGCGAATCACATAATAAATCACGAAGAAATTAATGCAGAGCATGTAAATATAAAGTGGGTCAGCAATATACTTGGCGAAATTATCGTAATCCCCACCCTCGAAATAGAACCAACTCGAGAGTGTTTTTAAAACACGGAAAAAATAAGCTCCTACGCTACCGCTGAAAAGATCGGGCCTTAAATTAGCCAGCGCGAAATCAGAAAAAATATAGCCTTGCCTGAAAATTAAGTAGAAAAAGGAAACGCAACAAACAGAAAACGTGTAGCGAATAAAGGCAATCTTAAACTTGGAAAACCCGGTGCTCAGTCCATGACGATAACTGATAAAGCTCAATACTAAACTCACTATAAAAATAGCAAAAATCGCGCTGGCACTAAAAAGCGACCGGTCCTTGACTACCAGGCGTGTCGAAATTTCACCCTCTGCATAAGTAAAGGCATGCTCACCCCCGGGCAAAACGCGTGTCACGTATGCATAAATCGGATATGTTGCCTTAAATTGCTGGTAAACATTATCCAGAGTATAGCGCACACGATCTGCTTTGATTTCTCTTTTCGAAACAACAATCTCGTCAGGAAATACCACTTGAACCGCGGCAAGATCCTGCGTGAAAACATCAAGCGTGCCGCGCTTGGTCAAACGTAGAGGGCTTAGCTTAATCGTGTCGTCTAGCCTACTAGGGATTCCCACGTGGAAACTGCCTAGATTGCTTAAAGACAGGCGTTTACCCTCGTTGAGGTAATAGATCGTGGTGATAATCGGATAACTGCCCGACTGCTCAGGCATGTTAATTTCCTGATTAACTGTTTGCTGTTGACCTGCTGCAAGCTCATCAGCAACTTTGACGGTTAACTCACTAGTTCCTAACTGAAT
This bacterium DNA region includes the following protein-coding sequences:
- a CDS encoding isoprenylcysteine carboxylmethyltransferase family protein produces the protein MHSTRITKIFYLLVAWMCLCLQTACAADISFNLNVSSKDNVVTLRILNSGRDLAREVTAKIQLGTSELTVKVADELAAGQQQTVNQEINMPEQSGSYPIITTIYYLNEGKRLSLSNLGSFHVGIPSRLDDTIKLSPLRLTKRGTLDVFTQDLAAVQVVFPDEIVVSKREIKADRVRYTLDNVYQQFKATYPIYAYVTRVLPGGEHAFTYAEGEISTRLVVKDRSLFSASAIFAIFIVSLVLSFISYRHGLSTGFSKFKIAFIRYTFSVCCVSFFYLIFRQGYIFSDFALANLRPDLFSGSVGAYFFRVLKTLSSWFYFEGGDYDNFAKYIADPLYIYMLCINFFVIYYVIRPIPDEDKYWQLMKFCFSFVPLRVTGKPRDHWNRLTRLALLTFCVKLFYVPLLTSWTISNTLGFLGNYGQLIAAVTTGNAVRAFYQLNSFLVFLLIYVDVAIFTFGYLTELPQLKNQIKSVEPTVFGWFVCLACYPPFNSFSFKPFDIALTNNWEPPLGNSLHWFATILITLLWAIYTWASVALGVRSSNLTNRGIISRGPYRYVRHPAYISKVSLWVVETVFFGQRTLMLMTVTAFVYYLRALTEERHLGQDPDYHEYKRQVPYRFIPRLI